DNA from Clarias gariepinus isolate MV-2021 ecotype Netherlands chromosome 11, CGAR_prim_01v2, whole genome shotgun sequence:
AATGTTAACTTACAGAACTTTCTAATTGCACAGGGAGTTTAAATTGATTGTTATAACAGCTATTTATGCACCATCACAAGCTAACGCTATATTAGCCATGGAGAAGCTGTCCTTTGCTATGTAACGTAATCGGTAATGAGCAAGATTCGATTGATTAACCTTCGATTGCTTACAAgtataatgaatataaaatgtatgtcgCTCTGAATAAGGATGTCTGCCACATGTGATAAATGGAAATGTAACCTTTTGTGCAGagattatgtttttataaaacaaaaacaacagtaagGTTCAACAGCAATCATGGGATCATGGGATTCTGCATTTAAATCTGAAAACCTGCAGGCCTACAAAAAGACATGGAAAAGCCTCTGATGTCCCATGGAAAAGGGACATCAGAGAGGCCAAGCGCAGGTACAAGCAACGCATAGCGGAACACTTTACCAGTAATACCAGTAACACTTTACCAGTAATAACACCAAATGTATATGGCATGGGATAAAAGCTCACTGGCTGCAAGAAAAACTACAAGGTCaacccacatacagtatactgcctCACACAATGAAATTGTGCAAgcaggtaagcaggaattaattcccatctttctaaatataaacaaaatactgaacataaatgtcaactgctgtttagcgatgtttagtcacgttattttattttaagctatttcttgtatttttaattacacttaaaataccgacgttATATGCGCATGCCTAATCTGTGGTGCGGTTCTgatttcggtctgttctcatgagttgtgaagcgataggaacaaagtataaatattgtttatttgttaattaagtatcatgaattttaatgaaatatctatctctgtattttttcacagcagtttgtgactgaaaagtgtcctgcctgcatctgacttcaggagtttcctgacaaCAGTATCTAACGGTCATagttaaaagtcataacgaagTACAAAACGTtactgttggtgtttaatttttttacgattaatacttatttgtggtgttttatgttttttacatcttttcaaaATGAGACcccatttgtaagttgctgctggtgtaaaatagaAATCTCTGTTCCtttacagaattctgttgactagggcttgaaatttaaatttacttgagttggatcaacttaatttacaactgaaaattTTGTTGTACCaatgctattcatttatgttaacagtattaaattatgttggatgCAGCTGTAgttaataagttaaatgaacctaataaaatgaatttgactgaacctaagaacgttgggccaacaaaatcgCTTAAtactgaaagaaagccattaaattaggtggaaattctttccataatttaattatgttcattcaacgagttatttttttgagtgtatggCTGATCACCTTTATGTCATGCTGCATTGATTCAGTAATTAATGCTGAAGAAGCCCTGACCAAGTATTAAATGCATAATGGGGGCACCTCTACTGACCATGAGCACCAATATACCTCAGCCTCCTTACTTCTCCCTTATGTATGTCTCCATTCACAACTTTTATAGCATCATTTAGTATGTGCAAAACACTAGTCATTAGAGTGAAAACAACCATGACTCACAGGAGAaagatgccatttttttttttaatcttatgcAGAATTGCCTCCACCTTCTATTTACCCCCTCCCCTATGTTTACGTTGATGTCATCAGTAATTAAGTATTAGTCtagtcaaatatatatattggtttttgTCCAGCGTCTCTATTTTTCAGGAAAACTCCATTTCAACTGCAggtaatagataaaaaaaaatagttaacatTTAAGTTAGCATTTACATTTTACCACACTCATAGATATTTTTTCTGGTGCTATATCTGTTGAATTTCATTAAACCATAAATGGTAGATTCTACAAGTTGGtgcttttattataataattatttgtatatttgtttgaactattttatcattttaaagtcACACTGTGACttattataattgtaattatattaacatttgtttTCCTAGATATGTGTACAGAAGAATGTAACAGCAGTCATCATTTACAACTGGTCCATTCATCATCAATAAGACTTActgtatcaatactcataaccCAGATCTTTGTATGGCCATTTATCTACATTAACATCCTTATGCTTTTTACGTTTTTTAGGAAACAAGCCTTCACAACCGAAACGCGCTATATTCTCTTTGCCCATACTTTATTTGTGGACTTAATTTTTCTTATGCTGAcagattttataataatcatttcaTATGGCTATGTACTGATGCCCATGGCATTCTGTATTCCATTTTGCATGCTCATGGAGACACTTACAACATGCACGCCATTAACTATCACTGCAATGTGTGTGGAACGTTATGTGGCCATTTGCATGCCTCTGAGACATAGTTCTATCTCCACTGTCAGCAGGACCTTTAaagctatttttattatttggattatAAGCTTCCTAAGACCTCTTGTGGATCTGCTCACCCTTGTAACAACTGCCTCGAAAGAATATCTGTCTCAGTTTACTTTCTGTTATTATGAAATTATGATGCCAGAAAACTGGCACCGCTTTATGAGGGGTGTTCTATATATCTTAAATTTTATAATAGTTTTACTTGTTGAGTTATTTTGTTATGTTATGATTGTGATCTCTGCCAAAGCAGCCTCTGTTGACAAGAAGTCAGCAGTTAAAGGTCTGCGCACCATCTCTTTACATATGCTTCAGCTCACACTGTGTACAGTTGAAATAATTTGTCCATATATTGAAACATTAATTATGGAGCTAGATATCCAGTTGTATCTGTCAGTCCGGTTTTCCAATTTCATAATATTCAATCTTATCGCCAGGGCAGTGAGTACACTTGTTTATGGTTTAAAAGATGAAAGATTTTATTCAGCACTACTGTACTACATTAGATGTAGACAAGGTAATATTTCATCTGACAGGAGAGTACCAAATATTGTCAATatagaaagataaataaaagaaaatttatgtatTAGATATTCCCAAAACAGGTTATGTCTAGCTTTGTCTTTGTTAGTGATTTCAATTGATAAAAGCATTTCGAAGCTAGGCCTAAATAGTTAACAAGAAACATACAGTTCCaggcaaaagtttggacatactTTCTTATTCAGTGGGGTTTCctaaatgttatttctttttatattttaaaacaatgctaaaggcatccaaaatatgcaatatcgATATGTGTCTGTTACTTCTGTTTTgcaaagccttcataacagctttaATCTGAGATGCTGTCAATTTGTGATTtatgaggctggtaactctaaattaacttctttGCTGGAACAGAAGTAAGTTtaagtcttgctttcctggaatggtcttcactaaagccagtttcatcatagtgcataatgttgttttcttcttttagaAATGcagttaaaaatactttttcagaACAGCCATCATTGGTGTTTTAAAAACCATCTGTTGTTGTTGCTACTTTTTTACCCAATTACCcaatttcatatattttattttatagtttaaaaaatccaatattGCTCTaggatgtagaaaaaaaaaaagaaaaaaaaaaaaaaactaaactgtatTACGTTCCTGTTCATGTACGTGGGGTGCCAGACAAACTAGTGTCCATGTAGGCGCGTAAAtatttgaaaagcatgtgattaaTGCTGATCTCTAGTTGGATTTTTTCTAATCATTCCCGATAacaaccccccacccccactgttgttcttagcgaatcaatattgtttttaaatatttgggctcatgtgattggaccattctcaaaGAGTCTTATCAATGGTCAGTTAATctattgaatagtgattgatgtGAAAGTCGGGTTAATATGAgaaaaaattctgtaatttctttgctaaaatacccttTTGCAAGGCGATcggatgaagaaagaaaaaaagttaaagagcttggcccagatcgacctgatgtcctaattaagcagcagtcaagtgattGCGGTTGAGCTTACACTCTGTGCTATGGAGTgatatcccggacaatattcaaaggaattgcaaattacatttgcaattgcgtttcccatatgtggactcacaaagtgtgccataattcaaatgcaattgcaaactttgcattaccgtttgctgtttcgccttcgtgaacgcacactgactgccaaatttcaaatgaaaaaaaaaagtccatttgcatttcccatgtcttacaagtcatatttaaatagcaaaacaatgaccacgtttgctttttcactttttctgcGTCACGCGTCAAGCCGGCCAAAATTCAAACgcaatcgctaatccatttgcaattgcatttccaacatgttacacagaaacctgtcaatcagcgtcaagggcgggtctatactgtggggcaggattgtgtggggagtgacgtcactcgcagtcgcTGACCAAGAGGGGGaaatttgagcaatggaggtgaaccgAGATTATCCCATttgtttatcaagaaataaacacaaaaatgacaaatcacATATTTGCTTACTCTGATGTGTTACTCTGATACTTAGAGaagctattacaaataaatatatttttagatcttttcctgttacagcctgctggaGCTAAATCTTTCAGAAACACGCTTTATAGctgtaaagttaaataagtgaaatggtGGAGACTCAACAAGGAACAACTGTGACATCGCTGTTTTTcagttgtagtttttgttggctgactcagtttcccagaaggcacctcggtcaggtgatgcgggtaaCCTAAGCCGAGGTAACCATTTATCcaactataaatagctgtttaatctgggaaactgggtcgagcattattaGTTCAAcgactgtcatttgtgtgggcattttgttttggtctttgtttagtttagtttatattttgatttaagttgtgttgacttgggctctcatattggcaatgttttctgtatatgttttgtgtgtctatgttggtggagctgattcagtcatgTCATGTGTCATGTTGTGAGTATTGTGGTTGTTGTCCCCctgttttcttgtgtgtttacagtagctagagcaggtaagtagataggtgtgtgtttggctaggagtgtgtttagctaaaatttATGTTGAGCTAACTAGgtatgcttctagccatagcccctttgtgtctctagccattctgtgtttcctgcctccctagtTTCCCAGTGAGCCTttgtgtgtcccctagcctagccactgggtatcctccgtctctgtgtttctgtgctccaattccctagtgtgtgctgagctattaggtaagtgtagcttagtgcatgttgggctaaagacatgcttagctaggtgattgtgtagctgactgccatggttactgtatgtgctcttaaccgtgtttagctaaaagccatgcctagctgattgccatgtctttagccctagtcccttGTCTCGCCTCTCTCCCGTCTCTACTTGTCTTCCGTCTTGTCGGTTGTCTCATCTTGTTGTGtcctgtttcagctccacatGTAGTTTGTttcgtccttctgcctgtgtttcgcTACCAATCTTAAACGtagtgtaacaggtattagtGCCTGTTGGTGTCCCTTTGTCTGCCAGAGAGCCCATGTTGACCCCCATGctattaagtattgtttgaatttgtttgttccttttgttttgtctttattattgttgtgacaacccttattaaaagactctttttgttaaaatacccctctgcctttatgcctgctctctccGCCCACGTCGATCAACATTCGCCAATACACCCCATTCGTGACAgggtgtttttaattattaaaataattataatagtaaagatatgtatgaaaatgaatgcactttggtacagtctattatgagttgcaaaaaatgacaaatcaacaaaattaaataacttttttgctatagaaatttagcatttagaaaatgtaaaaccaactgtactataatgcactctatacttgctaataactacaatcCTTCCCTTTGAAATATTCAGTTTGATATTAATtcagttaatttatttatttttttgaaataaaaatgaaatcaaactgatagagtggattatagtacaactggTTTACATGTGTAAAACATAATGGAAAagctataaattttttttttttttaatattatgcgctaaaatgcctcccTGCCATGGATTCCCACcccacataatctctatcaaatatattagaacataaataaataggtttatgatttacaaattgcaccaaatgaatttgattataaaataagcaatataaaagacatgttgtatattatatatttttttatatatatgtatatttttatattgcttttttataataaaaactgcctcgtgtaatttttcatcataaacaatattttattgtaaacatttttgtattacatgacaaacccctgcaaaataaatgttccacaaaataaacattatatgagaatttgtattacagtatgtgtcttaatttttgtgaattaatttgtcacgtgcctagggttaattataatagtagtAATATAATAGCGCATAACGCAACTTTACTGcggttcacctccattgctcaaatttCCCCCTCTTGGTCGGCGACTGTGAGTGACGTCAATCCCCACAAAATCCCGCCCAACAGTATAGACCCACCCCTGAcactgattgacaggtttccgtGTAACGTGTtgaaaatgcaattgcaaatggattagcgattgcGTTTGAATTTTGGCCTGCTTGACGCGCGACGCAgggaaagtgaaaaagcaaacataGTCAttaattttgctatttaaatatgacaggctcatgacttgtaagacatggaaaatacaaatgcaaatggactttacttttttatttgaaatttggcagtcagtgtgcgttcacgaaggcgaaacagcaaatggtaatgcaaagtttgcaattgcatttgaattatggcacactttgtgtgtccacatatgggaaacgcaattgcaaatgcAAGAGGTAAAGGTCACGAGGAGGTTTGCGTTAAGGCCCCGTTCCCAGCCAAGAAAGCCGCCCAGCGAACAGGCATCAGTGAGGACTTCCGGCTGAGGCCACACTCAcggagagctgggaggggccagGATgtccatcgacagcgggagaagcgccatCAGGAGGAAGTGTGCAGGAGCGCTTCCTCCGCGTGCTCGTTCTGCCACTCCACCCACCGCCACCTGACGTcggctgtgtgcccgcatgccagctgggcactgccCTCTGACCTGCATGTGCACCttcttttcttccctttcttTTCATCCTCCCGCCTTTAACCCTTCCCATTTTTTCTCAataaattacactttttttcCGTAAGACCTTGTCTCGTGTCTGTGCTTCATGGTGCCACCTGTGCAAatagggtcgaacccgttacagatacCAAATCAAAATCCCAAGCCCAAACctcttttaaattgaattaacaaatattgtaagtaaacaacaatagcccacatttagaaaTTATTTCCAAGGCTGCATTGGGCCGGTGTTTGCGCAGAGcaccgggagatttcctgaagctcaaatctctgaaaactacacttgtgacataataacagtaatattttacaacattcaTAACATGttgcaggctgccgtttgggaaaaccagaaaataaagaataaaccagttgttgggtcaaaataacccaaccaggtgttcatttgcaAATGACTCACTATATCCCATTTGACCGAACATGAGCAACCTAACAATGTGTATAAAGTGcctgaaataacccagaattttgagtGAACTTGATCATCTGTCCAaataacatttaaccaatgtttgttttttttacttattattacacaataaatattaatagctATATCAATAGTTTTgtaagatggcgccggtgaggtcagCTGCCGTCGCGACTGCTCCAACcccattttctttgtttttgttttttaagttagttttcagcgttttaaaaccggaaAAATCACCACCATTGAGTGCATTAGGTACGATAGAGACActtttgtttctattggtatacaatgtactcacaattagACGTTTTTAGCTGGccaagtgagatcctgagggagaacaatggaCCTGATGCAAAGCAGCGGCCccaagggaaacgagccggcgtcaagGAAACttgtgcacaccgcacacctctgcctagcatcctgctcgccaacgtccagtcactggagaacaaactcgattACCTCatggccagggtaaagttccagagagacattcgggactgcaatctcctctgcttcaccgagacatggctgaacccagctgGATGGCGTGAacccacgccatccagccggtcgggttcttctcggttcaccgcatggacaggacacgggactcggggaagtcaaggggaggcggcgcgtgtttaatggtgaacaacaagctggtgcaacagcgcgagcgttgctCCACTtacatgctcctgcacaccaaacctggaactgctgtccatcatgtgtcgtcctttttatctacctcgggagttcacatcggtcataattagcaccgtttaaattcaaccacaagcagacacggacactgccttatgcgagctgcatgaggcatttacacagcaccagacacaacaccgggacgctgcgcttattgtgccaacctcaaacgcgcagcgccgaactttaatcaacacatcacctgcccccCCAGgagcgaaaggacactggaccactgctacactgCAGTCAAGggcggctacaaggcacaatctcgtccaccgtttgggaaatccgaccatgccatcttcctcatgccaaaatacaaacaaaggctgaaacaggaagtttcgGTTCAGAGGGATGTCGCGTGCTGGACAgaccaatcagtggccgcgttacaggacacACTCGATGACGcggactgggacatgttcagaaacagctccgatgatgacgtcagcgcatttacggaagcggttgtgggattcatctggaaactagcggatgataccgtggagaaaaagacaatcagaatgtttcccaaccagaagccgtgggtggataaaaccatccgcgacgctctgagatctcgcaccgctgcctacaatatgggacttgcgtcggggacatggaaccgtacaaggctgcatcattTAACATTCAGAAGGCGGCGagaactagagtcacagctccaacagagggactaagaacaataacagactataaagcaccaacatcccgTATGACGAACGCTGAACAAATTCTATGCTCAcctcgaggctgcagctaaaaatgctagcgatgctaatgctagcgatgctaatgctagcggcgctaatggctgcagacaggaagacactgccagcaccggaaacgcgtttaTCATCcctgagcatgacgtgaggagagccttcaagagagtgaacaccaggaaaggaGCAGGACCACActcaaaaaaaatgcttttttgctGCAGCTCATTTAAAGaaggtttttaatataatttaatattttaaataatccaaTAAATacctgttttataaaaatatgtgAGTGAGTTAGGTTAACCCTACTTAAAAACTTCACATCAAATTTATTAAGCTGTTTTATGTTATCTTAATGTGATTCTGTTTCGTCCTGTTTGGCCCGTCTTATTTTGTGCACTGCGCATGTGCGGGTTTCGGCATCTACCTGAGGAAAAATTGTGCTGAAAAGGGCATCTTATGTTAGGTAAGATTCATATGTCTCTATAAAATATATCATAATGTTTCCTTTAAAAGTTGATAGGTGAATGGGTTGTGGTTTAATCTGAGTTAGTAAACTCTTCTTCAGAACTACATTTCTGAATTTAACTTAAATTTACCATGCTAAACATTTGACGGTTAGCATTGTTTAAACTAGCTTAGCTGTATGGTTGTTAGTTACAGAAGCGCCAGTCTGTTTGCTCTGCACTGTTCCTGAAGCAACTGGTATCCTTCAGTTATCCTTACCAAATAGTGGTAAGCGATTGATATGTTAGTGGTAAAATCACATACGTTTCTTACAGTATATCGTAtaaagcagtggttctcaaagtgtggggcgcgccccaatagtggggaatacaggtatgacaggtggggcgcaatgaatgggagggaattagtgaaaaataaaaggaaagtacctattctaattcatgcttttctttattgataataaagatcggacactcgaaactaaacaattacatgcaaagaaatggatcattaatacaagtaaattaaaataacatcagagaaaaagtggaaccatagtgcaacaataacggtttaacgtcagcatgttaattgcagaggaacaatatataaggaaacattcggtattatatatgtcatttcatttattccaatgtgtatgttgatgtttctgtatttttgttaaacattaatattttatcaggcagtactagtctggcatttctagttttcaGTGTGGCAAccaagttgctttttgatccttcaggcgctgaacagaagggaagatcaatatcgttctacgctttttgttggtgtgcggcattttgtgatgatccctaaatcattcgttgtgccgtagagaataatggtgtttatgtttttaaacatgtaaatgtaaattcgaattcaaattttatttgtcacatacacagtcatacacagtacgaaatgacatgtataatttaaggcggatgtagcttaaagacaatgtagagaggaaatatatctgggtatcttattcgcgggtttatttacgcagctgttgaattcggagatgcgaatatcaaactaactttaccgcggacacaaacaggtgttctgcgctaaaatgcccccctgccacggattgccccctacataatctctattaaatattgtggcgtgggcggggttttaatgggctaccatcatgctttgcgggagggattgttttgtgttcaccctgttgggaaaaggtgtttaagttagtggcttcggccggaggtgtgtgtgtgtggttagatgtgtgttttatggaggttggatgtggtGGTTTTGTGTTTACGtgctaaaaagaaataaattactcccagccatttgcattgggcagcaaagaagctcactcgtctctccaagttcctgcgtggcggtgaaaaacgctacatttggtgtcagaagtgggatggagagaagCAGGTTgaag
Protein-coding regions in this window:
- the LOC128532797 gene encoding odorant receptor 131-2-like codes for the protein MCTEECNSSHHLQLVHSSSIRLTVSILITQIFVWPFIYINILMLFTFFRKQAFTTETRYILFAHTLFVDLIFLMLTDFIIIISYGYVLMPMAFCIPFCMLMETLTTCTPLTITAMCVERYVAICMPLRHSSISTVSRTFKAIFIIWIISFLRPLVDLLTLVTTASKEYLSQFTFCYYEIMMPENWHRFMRGVLYILNFIIVLLVELFCYVMIVISAKAASVDKKSAVKGLRTISLHMLQLTLCTVEIICPYIETLIMELDIQLYLSVRFSNFIIFNLIARAVSTLVYGLKDERFYSALLYYIRCRQGNISSDRRVPNIVNIER